The genomic interval CAATTGAACTTATGATGGTTGTTTTCCACAAATCGACCAATTCAGTTAATGCTTCACTAAATTTCGTATTCCAAGGCGTCATTTCCTGCGTTAGGTTTCCGACTGGACAGCCATATTTTACTTGTAAAAAAGGATCTTCCAACAACAAATAAGAAATCATATTATAAAAATCTTCAATCGGATTTTGAGATGCTTCTGTTGGTTTTATAAAATGCTCCTGCATTGTTGGTTTCAGAATTTCTTCAATAATAGCAATTCCCATTTCATCTTTAGTTTTGAAATGGTAATAAAAAGCTCCTTTTGTAACCTGAGTTGTAGCAATAATTTCATCAATACTTGTAGTTTGATATCCTTTCGTATAAATCAATTCAAATGCTTTATGAAGAATGGTAAGTCTTGTATTTGCTGCTTTAGACATAAAAATACTAATTAGTATGAAACAACAAATTAAAGAAAAATAATTGGGTTATAATTTTTAAACACATAGAAACACAGATTCAGAATATGTAAAAAGGCGTTTCACTTATTGCAACAAACATAGTTATACTCGCTATGTGTTAGAAACTAGTTTCTTTTTATTTCCTTTTTTAAATTATAAATTCTATGTTTCTATGTGTTTAAATAAAAACAGCAACTAACTTCATCACAAAGCAATCGGTTTATTTCAATCGATTTTGTAAATTAGCCAACACTATTTTATAAAATCAATACTATATCATGGATTTAAACTTCAATAAAAACGAAGATCACAATAAACTACTCCTTTCAGAATTAAAACAAAAATTTGCCAAAGTAAAATTGGGCGGCGGCGAAAAGCGAATCGAAAAACTGCATGCTGAAGGCAAAATGACCGCTCGCGAAAGAATTGCTTATTTATTGGATGAAAATGCTAAAAGTATTGAGGTTGGAGGTTTTGCTGGAGAAGGTATGTATCCAGAACACGGCGGTTGTCCGTCTGGAGGCGTCGTTGTAAAAATTGGATATATTAAAGGAAAACAATGCATTGTTGTTGCCAATGATGCTACTGTAAAAGCTGGAGCTTGGTTTCCAATTACGGGAAAGAAAAACCTTCGCGCACAGGAAATAGCCATGGAAAACCGACTTCCAATTATTTATCTTGTCGACAGCGCTGGAGTTTATCTTCCAATGCAGGATGAAATTTTTCCAGATAAAGAACATTTCGGACGTATTTTTAGAAATAATGCGCAAATGAGCAGTATGGGAATTACCCAAATTGCAGCCGTTATGGGAAGCTGTGTTGCGGGTGGTGCTTATCTTCCAATTATGAGTGACGAAGCTTTAATCGTTGACAAAACAGGAAGTATTTTCCTTGCGGGAAGTTATTTGGTAAAAGCAGCAATTGGCGAAACCATCGATAACGAAACTCTTGGCGGCGCTACAACTCATTGTGAAATTTCAGGTGTAACCGATTATAAAGCGAAAGACGACAAAGACGCTTTAGATAAAATTAAAAATATTGTAGATAAAATTGGTGATTTTGATAAAGCTGGTTACAGCCGAATCAAATCAGAAAAACCAGCTTTAGAGCCAAATGATATTTACGGAATTCTTCCAAAAGCCAGAACTGAACAATATGATATGATGGAAATCATTAAACGTTTGGTTGATAATTCAGAATTTGAAGCTTACAAAGACGGCTACGGACAATCACTAATTACCGGTTATGCCAGAATTGACGGTTGGGCAGTTGGAATTGTTGCCAATCAAAGAAAAGTGGTAAAAACAAAAAAGGGCGAAATGCAATTTGGAGGAGTAATTTATTCTGATAGCGCCGATAAAGCTACTCGTTTTATAGCAAATTGTAATCAGAAAAAAATTCCGTTGGTGTTTTTACAAGATGTTACTGGTTTTATGGTTGGTTCAAAGTCTGAACATGGCGGTATTATTAAAGACGGTGCTAAAATGGTAAATGCGGTGAGTAATTCTGTAGTTCCTAAATTTACCGTTATTGTCGGAAACTCTTATGGAGCCGGAAATTATGCCATGTGCGGAAAAGCGTATGATCCGAGATTGATTTTTGCGTGGCCAAGCGCTGAGTTAGCCGTTATGGGAGGAACTCAAGCCGCAAAAGTTTTAGCACAAATTGAAGCTTCTTCGCTTAAAGCGAAAGGAGAAATGGTTGATGAGGAGAAAGAAACTGAACTTTTCAATAAAATAAAGGCACGCTACGACGAACAAACTTCTCCTTACTATGCAGCTTCTAGATTGTGGACAGATGCTATCATCGATCCTTTAGATACTAGAACCTGGATCTCAATGGGAATCGAAGCTGCGAACCACGCTCCTATTCAAAAACCATTTAATTTGGGTGTAATTCAAGTTTAGAATTAAGAATTCTCAATAATACGTTAAATAAAAAGCAAAAAACTTATTTTCAAGCTGTTTAAAATACACATATCATTAAAAATTAGTAACTTAGTATATAATTTTTAATCACACAGCATCATGGAAAATGTAAAAAGTTTGAATAAATGGGCGAATTCGCACACTTATTTACCAGTTGATTTAGTACGTATTGTTTTGGGTGGATTTTTATTTATGAAAGGTGTCTCGTTTGTCACTAATATTCAATACCTGCATGATTTAATTTCCCCTATAGATAAATTTGGAGGAGGAATGTTTATGCTGCATTACATTGCTCCTGCTCATATGATTGGTGGTATAATGATTATTTTTGGGCTATTGACACGTTG from Flavobacterium sp. YJ01 carries:
- a CDS encoding TetR/AcrR family transcriptional regulator, whose protein sequence is MSKAANTRLTILHKAFELIYTKGYQTTSIDEIIATTQVTKGAFYYHFKTKDEMGIAIIEEILKPTMQEHFIKPTEASQNPIEDFYNMISYLLLEDPFLQVKYGCPVGNLTQEMTPWNTKFSEALTELVDLWKTTIISSIEKGKKSGLIRKDIIGEQVAFFILSGYWGIRNFGKLQNDNSSYLIYLKELKSYLNGLK
- a CDS encoding carboxyl transferase domain-containing protein: MDLNFNKNEDHNKLLLSELKQKFAKVKLGGGEKRIEKLHAEGKMTARERIAYLLDENAKSIEVGGFAGEGMYPEHGGCPSGGVVVKIGYIKGKQCIVVANDATVKAGAWFPITGKKNLRAQEIAMENRLPIIYLVDSAGVYLPMQDEIFPDKEHFGRIFRNNAQMSSMGITQIAAVMGSCVAGGAYLPIMSDEALIVDKTGSIFLAGSYLVKAAIGETIDNETLGGATTHCEISGVTDYKAKDDKDALDKIKNIVDKIGDFDKAGYSRIKSEKPALEPNDIYGILPKARTEQYDMMEIIKRLVDNSEFEAYKDGYGQSLITGYARIDGWAVGIVANQRKVVKTKKGEMQFGGVIYSDSADKATRFIANCNQKKIPLVFLQDVTGFMVGSKSEHGGIIKDGAKMVNAVSNSVVPKFTVIVGNSYGAGNYAMCGKAYDPRLIFAWPSAELAVMGGTQAAKVLAQIEASSLKAKGEMVDEEKETELFNKIKARYDEQTSPYYAASRLWTDAIIDPLDTRTWISMGIEAANHAPIQKPFNLGVIQV
- a CDS encoding DoxX family protein gives rise to the protein MENVKSLNKWANSHTYLPVDLVRIVLGGFLFMKGVSFVTNIQYLHDLISPIDKFGGGMFMLHYIAPAHMIGGIMIIFGLLTRWAIAAQLPILFGAVLVNFMGKMQSESLILALIVLFICIFFLFYGSGKHSADYYFKMQQ